From the Megalops cyprinoides isolate fMegCyp1 chromosome 21, fMegCyp1.pri, whole genome shotgun sequence genome, one window contains:
- the scxa gene encoding basic helix-loop-helix transcription factor scleraxis — MSFAMVRAAPSRFLYSEISMLSEDDENGSESSGSDEKSFRLDGAGYDVKVGRKRKPGSRLAAPLPPPTEGRQRNAANARERDRTNSVNTAFTALRTLIPTEPADRKLSKIETLRLASSYISHLGNVLLVGEACGDGQPCHTTSSFYHHSSPGRDSENSQPKQICTFCLSNQRKLSKDRERKTALRS, encoded by the coding sequence ATGTCTTTTGCAATGGTGCGTGCGGCCCCCAGCAGGTTCCTCTACTCCGAGATAAGCATGCTTTCAGAGGACGATGAGAACGGCAGTGAGAGCTCAGGCTCGGATGAGAAGTCCTTCCGTCTGGACGGCGCAGGCTACGACGTCAAGGTGGGCCGTAAGCGCAAGCCTGGCAGCCGACTGGCGGcgcccctgcccccacccaccGAAGGCCGGCAGCGAAACGCGGCCAACGCCCGCGAGCGCGACCGTACCAACAGCGTCAACACGGCCTTCACCGCCCTGCGGACGCTCATCCCCACCGAGCCGGCCGACAGAAAGCTGTCCAAGATCGAGACGCTGCGCCTGGCCTCTAGCTACATCTCGCACCTGGGCAATGTGCTGCTGGTGGGGGAAGCCTGTGGCGATGGCCAGCCCTGCCACACCACCTCGTCCTTCTACCACCACAGCTCGCCCGGCCGCGACTCCGAGAACTCTCAGCCCAAGCAGATCTGCACTTTCTGCCTCAGCAACCAGAGGAAACTG